The window TTTAACAATATGTATAATAGTGAAGCAACCAAGATTGCAAGTGGCAATTTTTTATTGATAGATAATCATCAGTAAGGCAAGGAAAAGAAAGGGTTTGCTTAATTTTCCCAACACACATCTATCGAAACAAGCTAGTCAATTGTTTTGTTCACATTTGCTCTAAAAAATTACGTACAAGAACACATGAAAGTGGGCTTTTGCATCACAGAAAATGTTGATACATGTAAGCACTATACTTCTAGTTTTGAACAGAGAACATATCATTTTTATCACActcacaagccaagtttgtcatCTCTCGACAAAAAATACAGGATTATCCTGTTTTCTTTCTATGTCGGTCACTACAAACTGCATCTATGTCGTAAATTTTGGCGCATCAGAACTGTTTTGTGTCAATCTTCAACAGGCTTGTCAATTcaaacaaatatggctgctggtATTGGGCAGAAGGTAGTTTTATTGCTCATTGCTGTACCATCACAGAAACATACCAGGtaaaacaaattaccattgaCTGGCCTAGTTTTGATATGATGGTATGCTGACAACCTAGCAGGTCatggtaaaaaaattgtcaatcaaAACACAAAATGATAACATCTACAAAGGCAATGATGTAACATATGACAAGTGAGTAGGTCATCAAGAAGATTTGTTCCCTACCAGTTCCAATTGCTGGCATTGCCAATGACTTGACCTGCTTCTGTTCAGCAAACAGCAGCATCCGTGTGATACTATCGTCCAACTTTTGATAAGGGGTTATCATGTGAATTATGTTGTTACACTGTAGATTGCCGCTCTCGTCATTACAACAGTATCTGCCTGTTGCCTACCTAGAAATTTAGATCATATATTATGTGTTGTTATTTGCCAACAACTTACAACTATGTATCTTCAATATCGTAACCTGATATTGGCCAAATCAACCAAATCTAAAAGTCAATTTATCATGATTGACATCATTACACACCACTGGGATATGTTTCAGGTTATATCTATATTATCGACTACTCTGTATTGATCAATTGTTTTATGTGTCAGCACATAGCAATAATTTGGGGCCGCCAGTTTCACATTGAATACAGCCATATCTGACCAAAGAAGATCACTTTAAAGTTACATTACAAACTACTACATAAATGTATGGCAAAATATTAGGCATTAACACTCCAGCTTACCCAAACTTTTGCATTCTTTCACAATTCCCTGTCCTCCTGCAGCTACAATTGCTTTGGATACACCAcctgtaaatgttgaaaaagtttttaagaaattaaaaaatggcGATTGCAGTTATCTGTGTCAGCTCTTACTGTAAATAATGATAAGTTCTGAAGCATCTATTTTTTGgggaaaagtgacaaaatctGTATTGCAGTTTTTTTATCTCTGGTTAAGTTGTAAGCGTAATTCCTATCAAATCCTAAGACAGAACCTCACAACCTTGGAGGGCGCTCTGTGGCATACCAAACAGGTATTCTCCCAAGTGATACGGTGTATCCTGCGGCAGTACTTTTCCTAACAGCACAACCAATACCACCGGTTCTTTAATCATGatctttcaatattgttatgaTATGCCAAACGTAAATCGGAGGACAATTGGTGGGCTGAGGAAAGGTGCTACTTTATAATCAGATTTATCAAACAGGAAATttgaattgaaaacaaaagattgACAAAGTGTTAAAAGTACTAGTTACATCCACTCATGTAAGATCCAAGGATTGAGAACATATTGAACATAAGAGCACACACATCTTATATTCACGACTGGGGTGCCAAGTACATGTAGGCTTTGTTATGGCTGTTTGTGTACAACATAAAACCAAATTTTGTTCCAACTTCAGGAGTGCAGAGTGCAATCACGGAAGTGCATGTGACAGCTTGTGAAACTTGAAACATATTGCACTGAAGAGCATGAGACAAGGCCTGGCAATCATCTACTATGAGTGGGCAGAACTTAAGACATTATGCTAGGGGTACCTGGAAATGGTTGACAATATAGAAGGGACTTCTTTATGCCATTTTTAGTGCCTGCAAAACTCTTATTTTTCTCAATCTCAGATAAACATTAAGATGACAgacagaattttaaattttctatgGATATAAGTTTACTCTGAACGACTTACCCATGCTAAGATCAAGATCTTCATTAGAACTGTTAACAATTGCATCTATCCTTTCCTTGGTGATATCACCTGCCTGCACTTGTACGATGATGTTTCCAATTGTCATCTGACACCCATGAGGTGATTGTTTCAGGTTTTTGTAAGGGGAATCCTCCCCTTCAATTCCATCTACATTGTGATGAAACATATGGTGAAACCTATAATGGACATCCACAGCAATAGCAACAGTGTtcttaataaggtacaataccTGTACCTCTCATAGACAGATGGTCAAACTCTTGAACTTTatatttttggtctaccacttatgggggctcattttggagCCCAAAGTGTAAGTGCAcatttcaacagatttttttgagaattgaaatcttattttttccataaagctaacacagggatggcagccatttggaATTTAAAGTGTTGGTaatattgggttatttgtttctcaagtagcaaaagtttgcatggtgacctctgATTAGAGTTTTGGTAATATtgtgttatttgtttctcaagtaccgaAAATTCATGACCCCTGATTGCATTTTTTAAGGTTTCCACTAGAATGATATTGTGTAAACCTTGAGATTAGTTTCTCTCCATTCCATCTTGCTGATATTTGTCCTAACACCTTTGAAGACGGAGTTTAGAAGGGTAGTCTAGATTAGTCAGACTGTACAAATTATTGATACAAAATCTATCCCCTTGATTTCCTTTTCACTTGCTAGTTGAGAAGTGGCAGGCTGTCTTCCAGCTTTTATCTGACCATGCTTTCATTATGAAAGGAATTTGACACCTCAAACACAGCATTTGTTTTGCTTATTTTAATCGTCTCACATTAACAGGCAGATTACATTCACACTGTTTAATTAGAGTTCAAAGACCATCCAACTGTTGGGCCAAGCAAATCAGAACATAGAGGTAAAGGGAAACCCCTGATCTGAAGACTGAACAACCAATCGTCAAGGTGTTATACTTTGATCAAATGCTATTAGACTAAGTGTACCTGGGAACAGTAATCTTTTGCCActtagttaaccctttgagtccagtatttttttcccatgaaaattttagtgcaacattttaccaatttttatgaactttttctgtaattttctgataattttggaccacatgaacacaaaatttcattggccacagttttttatcaaaagtttggaaaaatctggcaaaaattgacatgggtttattttataacgGTGACAAAAATtcactttggcgctcaaagggttgatACAGTTTACTCCAAGACATGTGGCTATCATAGCACATTTATATCAAAAAATCTGGATTGTGTTCATTACATAAACAACGAAAGAGAATGAAGCAAGGCATTGTATAGGTTAACCTAAATGCCAAGGTTGCCTGTAGGTGTGAAAGTCAAAAGTCATTTGGCCAAGTCACGGCTCCTCTatcacagagggactgtggcccCAGTAAAGTATTGGAACAAAGAATGGCAAACAAGCAAACGTAAGCAAGCTTGGCAGAAATGAAAGACTCATTTTCCACCATTAATACAGATTATTAATTGATGTTCATAATCATAATGCCAAATGTTCAAGAATAAATTCATATTTGCTTCAACGAACTTACTTGCACTTGAATGTGAACCATGTATAGGTTCTTCAAATTGTGTATTTCCTGCATATGAAGCACTGCCACCCTGCTGATAAGGTGGTTGCTGTTGAAAACCTAATTCAGACTTCTTTTTCGGTGATACCTTTCCACTGTGTCTTTTTTTGGTCAATTGATGTATTACATCTTTGAATGCCTGTCGAGTGAGGATATTTTATCAGTTTCAAATTGCCTCTCTTCAAAGTCTTTCTCTGATCAAATTCAATAAAGATCCTCTGAATAGCACCATCTTTCCCTAAAGCACACAGTTAGGCAACCCCTAAGTACACCAACTACATGAGAAGAAAAATGATCTTAttctgaaatttacaatgttaacCATGAGATGCTTTGACAGTAATCATTTGTTCTCTAAAGAACAGCATTACTCTTTGCAGTGGCTTCATATCTAAACAAATCACATGTTTAGAGACTTCAAAAGGTTCACAAAAACGTGTCCCAACTTAGCAAAGCGTCAAAAAATAGGATTATTAAACTGACTGTGTATGAAGAAGGTATAAGGGTACATAGAAGAAGAAAATGTTAATGTATGTCAAGTTAACTTTCATATTTCCCCACATTTGGAAAGTCATACTGATGGTGAAAATTGTAGCATGTGTTTAAGTTCTGCtgcaaaaaaaatcaccaaccattgtaatttttagtTACTTATAAACAAAGCCAATTCTGGTAATTCTACTACTAAAACAGTAGTGAAGCTAGCAGACCACTATCTTTGCTGCAAATGATAGCATACACTTTATCTGTGTTGTAAGTAAAGGCATCTATTTCACTTACCTGGTGTGTTTGTTGATCTTTCTCATATATCACAAATCTTATTTCCTTCAAAGAACTGTTGGGACTACTAGCACTGAATTTTCGAGCTTCTTCATACATAACTTTAGCTGTAAAGTCTCTAGGAAAGCCAAGCCCACCAGTACCAATAGCAGGGAATGCAATGGAAAGCATTACAGCTTTGCTTGCTTTTTCAAAACACTTGCGCATCAGATCCCGCAATATCTGGTACATGGTGAATCAGAAAAAAAAGCAGatttaatatcaaaattgtGTTATATGATATCAAGTGCTGGAAATCTGAAACCCCTCACCCCCTGGGACCTATGAAATCATGTGGAGATTTTCAACTGAGTAGTGGGGCACAAAGAGTTGATCATAAGCCCTAAagtaccgcaaaggatgcacaatgCCATTTGCACACTGATCACGACGGGCGATGCACAGCGCAAATGTCTGAGtacatcctttgcggtattttcataaaaacattattataattgatttgtttaatgcaaattcaataattttcttCCCATTAACAGCACTAGTATGGAGTGCCATCTTGTACGTGCTTCTGGGTAGCCTGTGAACTGCACATATAGAGCGCAAGACATATTCTGGCAATTGTCCAATGAGTCctttgaaaccgttcaacagtaaAAACGTAGTAGCAGCTTCAGAATGCATTGCATATGGGGTCTGATTGGGGATGCCTGGAAAttgtaataataacaataataatttatttataaaacgTCAATATCCACAATAAAAGTGATCAAGGAtgctgaaataaaatttatacaTCACAAAAAGCAAttaataaacatagggccaatgtccctgaagctactgtAGACATGGATGGTATAGAGGACGTACATACCATAATACCAGATATAGCAAGTGCAAAGTgccttttacaatattcttatgGCAGAAGAACTGTTTCAGTATGGTTTATACTTACAGACCCCCTATATACACATAAGAACTGGCAAAAATTTCCCTCAAAACACAAAATGAAGTATTTCCTAACTATATGAAATTGTTTCACTATAAGGTTATCCTATTTACCTAATATCATGAAAGCTGTCGGATTTGAAGAAACAAGCAACCTGACAGCCAATAGAACTCTGCTGTAGAGAATAACTGAGTGACGCATGTGTGGATGAAGAAGGTGACTTTTCTTTGCTaattcatttcaggatggcctgaccaaacacagcaaaaatagctgcaaaaataccaaACTGAAGATTCCatcaatatatatatcacattaagataaagcatagaaacctgtataccaaatatcaaagcaatcagagaagtaatttttgagaaacaaatgtttcaccaaaaatggcaaaattgtccaaaaaatacaaaattgtacatttatcatgatttgaatacatgatattttaatcatccctataaatctgtataccaaatatccattacgggaaggctccattaacttaggaataccctacttccctagaggatcaatttcacagacctgcctttcctacaatggcactacaatagtaccagctggattagataaacataacaatggaacattcaccaCCTTGAGGTATTAAAAGtctctgtttgtcacccgagttgctcaggcaaggactcgggtttcaggtaccatgcaagttaatgcagtcgtcccctaatgCAAAGTGATAAGACAgtggtttttgtgaaaaaaaaatttttgaccaaaaatgacaaaaattgccgtaaaaatataaatttacatatttctgcacaGTTTCAAGAAATCTGATAtgggtcatccctagggacctataccccaaatatcaaagctgtcagacaagcggttttgatgaaataaatttttgaccaaaaatgacaaaaaaattccttaaaaatacaaatttgcatatttcatcacaatttgaacaaatctaagttgggtcatccctagggaactgtataccaaatatcaaagctatctgaccagcggttatgaagaagattttttaccaaaaaccttttttgagctaatttgcatattttcaacaatatcaaaaacaaacaaacaaaatgtttctcataatcatattttgcacctacacaagaaatattaaatctgtaagtactgcagttctcaagatatttgagggACGGAAATCCTCACAAacggatatacatacatacatacatacatacatacataccctaggatacataccggtacatacatacatacatacatacatacatacatacatacatacatacatacatacatacagactgacgacggacactggacagatacccatcccaatagcttctatagactaccggtatagtctatagtagctaaaaaatcatttaaaaaattgaaaaaaaaaaccatttaaaACCAAGTCTAAAAAGCAGGTCTGAAAAGGAAAAGTTTTAACAtcagttttaaaagttgacaggTTGGAGAATGCCAATATCTAATAGAAGACTGTTTGGAAGAACAGGCGTTCCGTACAGCTTTTTTAGCAAAATCCCATTGTTCTGAATGGTAGATTTATAATGATACACTTTCTGTATCATAAATAAATTGcattatgaaataaaacaaacataagGTATTTGGAAATATTGGTATTTGATTTCACTGACACATAGAACCAACTACGTGATTCTCAGAACATCAAAAGATGTTTTTAGTTCAGTATAGGACTCACATGGCTTGAGATACTTTGGAGTATGCTCCACTGCAGTATGCCTGGCCACAGGTGAAACCTTGGTGCAGCTATGATACCAGACAAATGTgcatgttaaaaatattacgGTATGTATTCTGATCTTTACCTAGACTATATCATTCtgtttcagtgttttctctgcatgttcattgaaagggaCACTTTGTGCCCCATTCATCACaattagggggcagacttgacattttagaggGGCAGTGTTGATGTTGATATGCTTTCCTAGGAAGCGCCTTCTAAATATCACTACGATTGTCACCCAGTTCAGTTGCATTATCCATGTCGCATGCAGCATCTGTACTATCATCGACATGTTTGTCAGCTTGTGATGTGTTCGGCTGCTGTCCATCTTCTGTCAATTTGTCACTCTCAGGTTTTCCGAACTCAAATTTGACACAATTTGTCCAAATTTGGGGTTTTAAATCCATGAAATGTGCGGTGATCAATGATAGCATTTCATTGCGATCATGATCGATCGTAACCATGACTGCAGCATGCCTACACAATGCTAAAGCTGGAATTTTCCATGATTCCGTCATTGATACAGTGTTTCAAGttctgctttcaaactttacCGCTATCAAAACATGAATATAAAATTGCACTAGTATCCATGGAGACATAACCGCAACTAAGTCTTGGCTGTTCTTTTTGATGTGTACACTCCACGTCATGAGGATGACAAGTTCAAACATGCTattgacaag of the Ptychodera flava strain L36383 chromosome 20, AS_Pfla_20210202, whole genome shotgun sequence genome contains:
- the LOC139120515 gene encoding protein mono-ADP-ribosyltransferase PARP14-like; translated protein: MVMRMSTFPISFSGSVGNTNSSRERGRTKVTKDGSRDTSLEPLSNPTELKTSEGVVIKLVKGSIAKQKTDIIVNTTQTSLSLNTGGVSAAICKVAGPALQQQVNAYKDSGKPVKEGVMIITNGAKLKCKKVYHVLCCHWDGSPNAERILRDLMRKCFEKASKAVMLSIAFPAIGTGGLGFPRDFTAKVMYEEARKFSASSPNSSLKEIRFVIYEKDQQTHQAFKDVIHQLTKKRHSGKVSPKKKSELGFQQQPPYQQGGSASYAGNTQFEEPIHGSHSSANGIEGEDSPYKNLKQSPHGCQMTIGNIIVQVQAGDITKERIDAIVNSSNEDLDLSMGGVSKAIVAAGGQGIVKECKSLGRQQADTVVMTRAAIYSVTT